A single region of the Paramicrobacterium fandaimingii genome encodes:
- a CDS encoding FtsK/SpoIIIE domain-containing protein: MTQHAQIRVPAPPGEQTRAPFPVMASIAPVIAAVAIWAITRSPYVLMFAILGPVIAIAGMMDSRMTGRRTKRRQTHEYHRAIDELTEQLGDRHAVEREKRLTQTPSAREVLDDGGRMMRWRSPDHRRRAVVLGLGDLPSTLSLTGATEAPENEELCRKAAVISDAPCTVDASRGIAVLGPPILARAVCRGYLLQLCNAADPRSMSIVSLPETGWDWARQLPHSTRAGEAALTVRVVEDPTLAVPDADVTLAVSDAIETVPSSCAELVSCESAVTADWQGADDPADARELTTYPVTTVAAEAYARRLAALAADTGIMSAFGAPPDVVDWSELSHSDSGVGTRAALGRDSRGDVVVDLVEHGPHAVIGGTTGSGKSELLSTWALSLAARNTPSELALLLVDFKGGATFGPLQTLPHVVGVITDLDPQGATRALESLKAEVTYRERTLREQGEHDSANVTGLGRLVIIVDEFAAMLDGFPELHALFVDIAARGRSLGMHLVLCTQRPTGVVKDSLLANCTLRVSLRVNNRSDSSAVVGVDSAASLPVDPPGRSIVVVPDSEPMTVQIARVRPEDIDVVARAHAGERMPRRPWLDPLPTVIELSSLPRSADAFVLGMADIPREQRQDVAQWSPSAQGSLLVLGAARAGKSTFARCLEEQAGERWHVSVLPDDLERAFDELERLAAQSEQPGQEAARRGTVLVIDDLDAMLGRLGDDDADHTISLLSRVLRTGPRAGVWAVATAQRLGRGMNSLGALFDSTIMMRMASRQEHILAGGDSSTFSDNRPAGSAVWNGTTLQLASVELALRPHDGLNAALLEVAATETVLVCTARPQQTAARLRQRHPDATVTMLAVGTSAARHDESARQVILVGDADAWQTNWSLLATLRATSTLVVESCSPSEYRAITRSRARPPYLHVQPGRAWRIANDGVITRCQL; this comes from the coding sequence ATGACACAGCACGCACAGATTCGGGTTCCTGCGCCGCCCGGTGAGCAGACGCGCGCCCCGTTTCCCGTGATGGCGAGCATTGCCCCCGTGATTGCGGCCGTCGCCATCTGGGCAATCACGCGTTCGCCGTATGTTCTGATGTTCGCGATACTCGGGCCGGTGATTGCGATCGCCGGCATGATGGACAGTCGGATGACAGGGCGCCGAACCAAGCGGCGCCAAACGCACGAGTATCACAGGGCAATCGACGAGCTCACGGAGCAGCTGGGCGACCGACACGCTGTCGAACGCGAGAAGCGGCTCACACAGACCCCGAGCGCCCGCGAAGTGCTCGATGACGGCGGGCGGATGATGCGCTGGCGTTCGCCGGACCACCGACGCCGAGCCGTCGTACTCGGGCTGGGAGACCTTCCGAGTACGCTCTCGCTGACGGGAGCCACCGAGGCGCCGGAGAATGAGGAGCTGTGCCGCAAAGCGGCGGTCATCAGCGATGCACCATGCACTGTCGACGCATCACGGGGCATCGCCGTACTCGGGCCGCCCATCCTCGCCCGGGCGGTATGCCGCGGCTACCTGCTGCAACTGTGCAATGCGGCTGATCCTCGATCGATGAGCATCGTCTCTCTGCCCGAGACCGGTTGGGACTGGGCGAGACAGCTTCCCCATTCCACGCGGGCAGGAGAGGCGGCGCTGACCGTGCGCGTTGTCGAGGACCCGACGCTGGCTGTCCCCGATGCTGACGTCACTCTTGCCGTCTCCGATGCCATTGAGACGGTTCCATCCAGCTGCGCTGAGCTCGTCAGCTGCGAGTCTGCAGTCACCGCCGATTGGCAGGGAGCAGATGACCCGGCAGACGCACGCGAACTGACGACGTACCCCGTGACGACCGTCGCCGCCGAAGCGTATGCCCGCAGACTCGCCGCCCTCGCCGCAGACACCGGCATCATGTCTGCGTTCGGAGCACCGCCCGACGTTGTCGACTGGAGCGAGCTGTCGCACAGCGATTCTGGCGTCGGCACACGGGCCGCCCTCGGGCGCGACTCCCGAGGGGACGTCGTCGTCGATCTTGTCGAACACGGTCCGCACGCTGTCATCGGCGGGACGACAGGGAGCGGAAAGAGCGAGCTTCTCTCGACGTGGGCGTTGAGCCTTGCCGCGCGCAATACACCGAGTGAGCTCGCCCTGCTGCTCGTCGATTTCAAAGGCGGAGCGACGTTTGGTCCGCTGCAGACGCTCCCGCACGTCGTCGGCGTGATCACCGACCTCGACCCGCAGGGCGCCACTCGTGCGTTGGAAAGTCTCAAAGCCGAAGTGACGTATCGCGAGCGCACCCTGAGAGAGCAGGGCGAGCACGATTCTGCGAATGTCACGGGTTTGGGACGGCTTGTCATCATCGTCGACGAATTTGCGGCGATGCTCGACGGATTTCCCGAACTCCATGCGCTCTTCGTCGATATTGCGGCACGTGGACGTTCACTTGGCATGCACCTCGTGCTCTGCACGCAGCGTCCAACGGGCGTTGTCAAAGACTCGCTCCTCGCAAACTGCACACTCCGCGTGAGCCTCCGAGTCAACAACCGCTCAGACAGTTCTGCCGTTGTCGGCGTCGATTCCGCAGCATCGCTGCCTGTCGACCCACCAGGACGAAGCATCGTTGTCGTTCCCGACAGCGAACCGATGACTGTGCAGATCGCGCGGGTTCGGCCAGAAGACATTGACGTCGTTGCGCGTGCTCACGCGGGCGAGCGGATGCCTCGTCGGCCCTGGCTCGACCCGCTGCCCACCGTCATCGAGCTGAGCTCGCTTCCGCGCTCGGCCGATGCGTTCGTTCTGGGAATGGCCGACATCCCCCGTGAGCAGCGGCAGGACGTTGCTCAGTGGAGTCCAAGTGCGCAGGGCAGTCTTCTCGTACTCGGAGCCGCTCGCGCGGGAAAGAGCACGTTTGCGCGATGCCTTGAAGAGCAGGCGGGAGAACGCTGGCACGTCAGTGTGCTCCCGGATGACCTGGAGCGTGCGTTTGACGAGCTCGAACGCCTCGCTGCGCAATCAGAGCAGCCGGGGCAGGAAGCCGCGAGACGCGGAACTGTTCTTGTGATCGACGATCTCGATGCGATGCTTGGGCGCCTCGGCGACGATGACGCTGACCACACGATCTCGCTGCTGTCACGTGTGCTGCGCACCGGTCCGCGTGCGGGCGTCTGGGCTGTGGCGACAGCTCAGCGGCTTGGCCGAGGTATGAACAGCCTCGGCGCGCTGTTCGATTCGACGATCATGATGAGAATGGCCTCACGACAGGAGCATATTCTGGCCGGTGGCGACAGCTCGACGTTTTCTGACAACCGCCCAGCGGGCAGTGCCGTATGGAACGGCACCACGCTTCAGCTCGCCTCCGTCGAGCTCGCGCTGCGTCCCCACGACGGGCTGAACGCTGCGCTTCTCGAGGTTGCTGCAACCGAGACCGTGCTCGTGTGCACGGCTCGGCCACAGCAGACTGCCGCGCGCCTGCGTCAACGACACCCTGACGCAACCGTCACAATGTTGGCCGTCGGAACATCTGCGGCGCGGCACGACGAATCGGCACGTCAGGTGATTCTGGTGGGTGATGCCGACGCCTGGCAGACAAACTGGTCGCTTTTGGCGACATTGCGAGCAACGTCGACTCTCGTTGTGGAATCGTGCTCGCCAAGCGAATACCGGGCGATCACGCGCTCTCGAGCACGACCGCCGTACCTGCACGTTCAGCCCGGGCGTGCGTGGCGCATTGCGAATGACGGTGTCATCACACGCTGCCAGCTGTGA
- a CDS encoding asparaginase: MAQLGTFTAEEARELAILTRSGFVESRHVGSAVVLDQHGDIQRSIGAPDKPIFPRSSLKPFQAIAVLNAGVQLRGAQAVLATASHTGTMKHMSTVRAMLATAGLTEDALQCPPALPQDESTRNTMIQQGVGPQRIAMNCSGKHAAMLLACAANGWDTEGYLHPEHPMQRAVLDTVERFTGEKPAATATDGCGAPVFAVSLVGLARGIARVRTSSPSSPFAIYRNAGVLAEAVLEDPWAIQGPGTPNTIVIERLGVFAKLGAEGVMVMAARDGTTAALKMLDGSGRAAMIVALELLVRAGSLSRSDVDAVIPDLDLSVLGGEAVVGHIEVSPTL; encoded by the coding sequence ATGGCACAGCTCGGCACATTCACGGCAGAAGAGGCTCGAGAACTCGCGATCCTCACCCGATCGGGATTCGTCGAATCCCGTCATGTCGGATCCGCTGTCGTGCTTGACCAGCATGGAGATATTCAGCGCAGCATCGGGGCGCCGGACAAGCCGATCTTTCCCCGTTCCTCCCTCAAGCCGTTTCAGGCGATCGCCGTTTTGAATGCCGGAGTTCAGCTGCGCGGTGCGCAGGCTGTGCTCGCGACAGCGAGCCACACGGGAACGATGAAGCACATGTCGACGGTGCGTGCGATGCTGGCGACAGCGGGACTCACGGAAGACGCGCTGCAGTGCCCTCCGGCGCTTCCCCAAGACGAATCGACCCGAAACACCATGATCCAGCAGGGTGTCGGGCCGCAGCGCATTGCGATGAATTGCTCGGGAAAGCATGCGGCGATGCTGCTTGCCTGCGCGGCGAACGGGTGGGACACCGAGGGATACCTTCATCCGGAGCATCCGATGCAGCGTGCCGTACTCGATACCGTCGAGCGCTTCACCGGAGAGAAGCCCGCTGCCACCGCTACCGACGGATGCGGTGCGCCGGTCTTCGCTGTGTCGCTCGTCGGACTGGCTCGAGGAATCGCGCGTGTGCGCACGTCCTCGCCCTCGTCACCCTTCGCCATCTACCGCAACGCGGGCGTGCTCGCCGAAGCGGTTCTCGAGGACCCGTGGGCGATCCAAGGCCCGGGCACCCCGAACACGATTGTGATCGAACGCCTTGGCGTGTTCGCCAAGCTCGGGGCCGAAGGCGTCATGGTCATGGCTGCGAGAGACGGCACGACAGCTGCGCTGAAGATGCTCGACGGCAGCGGGCGAGCCGCAATGATTGTGGCTCTCGAGTTGCTTGTTCGCGCGGGTTCCCTCTCTCGCAGCGACGTTGACGCGGTGATTCCCGACCTAGACCTCTCGGTTCTCGGCGGAGAAGCGGTTGTCGGGCACATCGAGGTCTCGCCGACGCTCTGA
- the ald gene encoding alanine dehydrogenase, whose translation MRIAVPTEIKNNEYRVAITPAGAHDLIAAGHEVIVQSGAGEGSSIPDAAYSDVGVTIAPDADEVWGAADLVLKVKEPIESEYRHFRSDLLLFTYLHLAADKQLTTALLDSGMTALAYETVELPDRSLPLLAPMSEVAGRLSAIVGANTLLKPAGGPGLLVPGVPGTHPANITVIGGGVAGTNAAHVALGLGARVTVLDTNLSRLRDIDALYGGRIETVASNAVEIERSVIGADLVIGSVLVPGARAPKLVTNDLVARMRKGSVLVDIAIDQGGCFEDSHPTTHAEPTFPVHGSVFYCVANMPGAVPHTSTYALTNATLPYIRSVATHGWKAAAMRDAALAKGLNVHGGAIANQGVAEAHGLHLTPVETLLT comes from the coding sequence ATGAGGATTGCTGTACCGACAGAAATCAAGAACAACGAGTATCGGGTGGCCATCACTCCGGCGGGCGCTCACGATCTGATCGCCGCTGGCCACGAGGTAATTGTGCAGTCTGGAGCGGGTGAGGGATCATCGATCCCCGACGCCGCCTATTCGGATGTTGGGGTGACGATCGCACCCGATGCTGACGAGGTGTGGGGCGCCGCAGACCTTGTACTCAAGGTGAAGGAGCCGATCGAGAGCGAGTATCGGCATTTTCGCAGCGACCTTCTGCTCTTCACCTACCTGCACCTTGCCGCGGACAAGCAGCTGACGACAGCGCTTCTCGATTCGGGAATGACGGCGCTTGCCTACGAAACCGTCGAGTTGCCCGACCGGTCGCTGCCTCTCCTCGCACCGATGAGCGAGGTAGCCGGCCGCCTCTCGGCGATTGTCGGCGCCAACACTCTGCTCAAGCCAGCCGGAGGCCCCGGGCTCCTCGTTCCGGGCGTACCGGGAACGCACCCAGCCAACATCACCGTGATCGGCGGAGGAGTCGCTGGAACCAACGCGGCGCACGTTGCGCTGGGACTCGGTGCCCGTGTCACGGTGCTCGACACGAATCTGTCCCGGTTGCGCGACATTGACGCGCTATACGGGGGACGAATCGAAACAGTCGCGTCGAATGCCGTCGAGATCGAACGATCCGTGATCGGGGCTGACCTCGTGATCGGCTCGGTTCTTGTGCCTGGCGCCCGCGCGCCCAAACTCGTGACAAACGACCTGGTCGCACGGATGCGGAAGGGAAGCGTGCTCGTGGACATTGCCATCGACCAGGGCGGATGCTTCGAAGACAGCCATCCGACAACTCACGCCGAGCCGACGTTCCCCGTGCACGGATCGGTGTTCTATTGCGTGGCGAACATGCCGGGGGCGGTTCCGCACACCTCGACATACGCGCTGACGAACGCGACGCTTCCCTACATCCGCTCCGTGGCGACGCATGGCTGGAAGGCCGCAGCCATGCGTGATGCGGCGCTCGCCAAGGGCTTGAACGTTCACGGCGGCGCGATTGCCAATCAGGGCGTTGCCGAGGCGCATGGACTCCACCTCACCCCGGTGGAGACTCTGCTGACGTGA
- a CDS encoding FKBP-type peptidyl-prolyl cis-trans isomerase, translated as MRLRHVIIPVAITALLLAGCSSSPKPTSTEQASSEGTCLDTSSGAASESVSVEGDEGKAPTATFDTPLQVDTTERTVITEGDGDETAHGDWAGIEITLYNATTGEKVQSSSYAGGPMQVKIADDALIPALVRAIECVPVGSRVVSVSPAADAWGEQGSSDGAVGPGDAVVIIADVVSITPETATGEPQEVDPSLPGVTLDDSGAPSVTLPEAKAPTAFELGVLKKGDGTTVEDGDSVTVQYQGVNWRTGEVFDQSWGDAPAQFGTGDVIAGFTKALVGQTVGSQVIAVIPPEDGYGATGSESAGIKGTDTLVFVVDILATSR; from the coding sequence GTGCGCCTCCGACACGTCATCATTCCCGTGGCAATCACCGCCCTTCTGCTCGCTGGCTGCTCCTCGAGCCCCAAGCCGACGTCGACGGAGCAGGCCTCCAGTGAAGGCACCTGTCTCGACACGTCGTCTGGCGCAGCATCCGAATCTGTGTCTGTCGAGGGCGACGAGGGAAAGGCGCCAACGGCGACGTTCGACACCCCGCTTCAGGTCGACACGACCGAGCGCACGGTCATCACCGAAGGCGATGGCGACGAGACGGCGCACGGTGACTGGGCCGGAATCGAGATCACGCTGTACAACGCGACGACGGGTGAGAAAGTGCAGTCAAGCTCGTATGCCGGCGGACCCATGCAGGTGAAGATCGCCGATGACGCGCTCATTCCCGCACTCGTTCGCGCCATCGAATGCGTTCCCGTTGGCTCCCGCGTGGTCTCGGTGTCCCCTGCGGCAGATGCCTGGGGAGAACAGGGCAGCTCTGACGGTGCTGTCGGCCCCGGAGACGCCGTTGTGATCATTGCCGATGTCGTCTCGATCACCCCGGAGACGGCAACAGGCGAACCGCAGGAGGTCGATCCGTCGCTGCCCGGCGTCACACTCGACGATTCGGGTGCCCCTTCAGTCACGCTCCCCGAGGCGAAGGCGCCGACGGCGTTCGAGCTCGGCGTTCTGAAGAAGGGCGATGGAACCACCGTCGAAGACGGCGACAGCGTCACCGTGCAATACCAGGGAGTGAACTGGCGCACGGGGGAGGTCTTCGACCAAAGCTGGGGCGATGCTCCGGCGCAGTTCGGCACGGGCGATGTGATCGCCGGCTTCACGAAGGCGCTCGTCGGCCAGACCGTCGGAAGCCAGGTGATCGCCGTGATTCCACCCGAAGACGGTTACGGTGCGACGGGAAGCGAATCTGCCGGCATCAAGGGAACAGACACGCTCGTCTTCGTCGTGGATATTCTCGCGACAAGCCGCTGA
- a CDS encoding Mur ligase family protein, translating to MEADTSRASRPHSPTPKSLSELSVSFSLTPPETDLSFTGITLASSLVQPGDIYVAIPGARFHGAQFVPEAIARGAVAIITDAAGAEQLGDATVPVLTAPASPREILGLMAAWTYDTDRDRPPMFGLTGTNGKTSTAHFLEAILTQLGLRVGLSSTAERRAGSDVFPSVLTTPESPEMHALLARMREVDVEAIVIEVSAHALTRHRVDGLMFDVAGFTNLSHDHLDDYASMDDYLAAKIALFQPDRARSAIVCLDTEAGQRVVDAAGIPVSTISSRDDVSADWFVDIGMESPAATEFTLVSERHGSLTTKVPLIGRHMAANAGLAIAMLVEAGFALDDIAGVLTRDDGILASVPGRSTRIPVDHGPAVIVDSGHSPDAFAKLLEAARHVTPGKVIMVAGANGNRDTTKRTEMGEVSALGSDMLIITDHHPRDEDPANIRRALLDAARDARPDGDIREVPDPADAIRVAVSAADADDTVVWAGLAGKDYREIAGDKVPFSVEDETRGALREAGWSLSDD from the coding sequence GTGGAGGCTGACACATCCAGGGCGTCGAGACCGCATAGTCCGACGCCCAAATCTCTGAGCGAGCTCTCTGTCTCGTTCTCACTCACACCGCCCGAGACAGATCTCTCGTTTACGGGCATCACCCTCGCGAGCTCGCTCGTGCAGCCCGGCGACATCTATGTCGCGATACCCGGCGCACGTTTTCACGGCGCTCAGTTCGTTCCCGAGGCCATCGCACGCGGGGCCGTCGCAATCATCACGGATGCCGCCGGAGCTGAGCAGCTCGGGGACGCGACGGTACCGGTGCTCACCGCCCCCGCAAGCCCCCGCGAGATTCTCGGCCTCATGGCTGCGTGGACGTATGACACGGATCGCGACAGACCCCCGATGTTCGGGCTCACCGGAACAAACGGGAAAACCTCGACAGCGCACTTTCTCGAGGCGATCCTCACGCAGTTGGGTCTGCGAGTCGGTCTGAGTTCAACGGCCGAACGGCGCGCGGGGAGCGACGTGTTTCCGTCCGTGCTGACAACGCCCGAGTCCCCCGAAATGCACGCTCTTCTCGCACGGATGCGCGAGGTCGATGTCGAAGCGATCGTCATTGAGGTGAGCGCGCATGCGCTCACCCGGCACCGCGTCGACGGGCTGATGTTCGATGTCGCCGGCTTCACGAATCTCAGTCACGACCACCTCGACGATTACGCGTCGATGGACGACTATCTTGCGGCGAAGATCGCTCTCTTTCAGCCGGACAGGGCTCGCTCAGCGATCGTGTGCCTCGACACGGAGGCCGGACAGCGTGTCGTCGATGCCGCGGGCATTCCCGTCTCAACGATCAGCTCACGAGACGACGTCTCCGCCGATTGGTTCGTCGACATCGGAATGGAAAGCCCCGCTGCAACGGAGTTCACGCTCGTCAGCGAACGCCACGGATCCCTCACGACGAAGGTTCCCCTCATCGGCAGGCATATGGCAGCAAACGCGGGACTCGCCATCGCGATGCTTGTCGAAGCGGGCTTCGCGCTCGACGACATCGCCGGGGTGCTCACACGCGACGACGGCATCCTCGCTTCTGTTCCCGGCCGATCCACACGCATTCCTGTCGATCACGGCCCGGCCGTGATCGTCGACTCAGGGCACAGCCCCGATGCGTTCGCCAAGCTGCTTGAGGCTGCCAGACACGTCACGCCAGGCAAGGTGATCATGGTGGCCGGCGCAAATGGAAATCGCGACACGACGAAGCGAACCGAGATGGGCGAGGTGTCGGCGCTCGGCAGCGACATGCTCATCATCACCGATCATCATCCGCGCGACGAAGACCCTGCGAACATCAGGCGAGCGCTCCTCGACGCGGCACGCGACGCACGGCCAGACGGCGATATTCGCGAGGTTCCCGACCCCGCAGACGCTATTCGCGTCGCCGTCTCTGCGGCCGACGCCGACGACACAGTTGTCTGGGCTGGGCTCGCAGGCAAAGACTATCGGGAGATCGCCGGCGATAAGGTGCCTTTCTCCGTCGAAGACGAAACCCGCGGCGCGCTTCGCGAAGCGGGTTGGAGTCTCAGCGACGACTAG
- a CDS encoding lysophospholipid acyltransferase family protein: MSDAATTAPERAKKPGFVYWLGRFVLTPLARGYYRPTVTGRKNVPKTGRVIFASNHLSFIDSIAIPVCAPRPVQFLAKSSYFTGSGPKGWLERTFFRSIGAVGVDRGAGHAAQAALDKGRGVLESESAFAIYPEGTRSRDGRLYKGRTGVAWLALATGAIVVPVGLKGTDAMMPVGSTIPKRSKVTVAFGEPIDVRKYGAATSGRARRQATDEIMAAIHELSGQELAGTYNESPPATPAEKIRQAVLRPERL, from the coding sequence GTGTCTGATGCTGCAACGACCGCACCCGAGCGGGCAAAGAAGCCTGGTTTTGTCTATTGGCTGGGAAGGTTCGTGCTCACCCCTCTCGCTCGCGGCTATTACCGCCCGACGGTCACCGGGCGCAAAAACGTGCCGAAGACCGGGCGCGTCATCTTCGCCAGCAATCATCTGTCGTTCATTGACAGCATCGCGATCCCTGTGTGTGCCCCACGGCCCGTGCAGTTTCTTGCCAAATCCAGCTATTTCACCGGCAGTGGGCCGAAGGGCTGGCTCGAGCGCACGTTCTTCCGGTCAATCGGAGCTGTCGGCGTCGACAGGGGTGCCGGTCACGCGGCTCAGGCTGCGCTCGACAAGGGACGCGGAGTTCTCGAGAGCGAGAGCGCATTCGCGATCTATCCCGAGGGCACTCGCTCACGGGACGGGCGGCTGTACAAAGGCAGAACCGGGGTCGCCTGGCTTGCCTTGGCGACGGGGGCCATCGTCGTGCCCGTCGGTCTGAAGGGCACGGACGCGATGATGCCTGTCGGATCGACGATTCCCAAACGGTCGAAGGTGACCGTCGCGTTTGGCGAGCCCATCGACGTCAGAAAATATGGCGCGGCAACGTCGGGACGTGCGCGCCGGCAGGCGACGGACGAGATTATGGCCGCGATCCATGAGCTCAGCGGCCAAGAGCTCGCAGGCACATACAACGAGTCGCCCCCGGCCACTCCGGCAGAGAAGATCAGACAGGCCGTTTTGCGACCCGAGCGCCTCTGA
- a CDS encoding OsmC family protein, whose translation MVSQHTYNVEIVWTGNRGTGTNGYRSYGRDLRIIASGKPEIDGSADSTFHGDADRWNPEELFLTSLAQCHMLSYFHAAVKAGVVVTAYSDAPTGTLDVNSDGSGGFSQVTLRPRVRLAPGSDTDAAVRAHEEAHRLCFIANSVSIPIHVEPEIDVDEAESAS comes from the coding sequence ATGGTGAGTCAGCACACGTACAACGTTGAAATCGTCTGGACGGGAAACAGAGGCACGGGCACAAACGGATACCGCAGCTACGGCCGCGACCTGCGCATCATCGCCTCGGGCAAACCTGAGATCGATGGCTCGGCCGACAGCACATTCCACGGGGATGCCGACAGGTGGAACCCGGAAGAGCTTTTTCTCACCTCGCTGGCACAGTGCCACATGCTCTCGTACTTTCACGCGGCGGTGAAGGCCGGTGTGGTTGTGACGGCGTACTCAGACGCTCCGACAGGTACTCTTGACGTGAACTCTGATGGCTCGGGAGGCTTCAGCCAGGTAACTCTTCGCCCGCGTGTGCGGCTCGCTCCGGGAAGCGACACGGATGCTGCCGTGCGCGCTCACGAGGAAGCACACCGCCTTTGCTTCATCGCCAACTCGGTGAGCATTCCGATTCACGTCGAGCCGGAGATCGACGTCGACGAGGCAGAGTCAGCGTCGTAG
- the dxr gene encoding 1-deoxy-D-xylulose-5-phosphate reductoisomerase, with translation MRRVVILGSTGSIGTQALEVIRANPQRFEVVGLAAGANRERLAEQASAFSVDDTALGAEEAEQLVRDVEADVVLNGITGSVGLGPTLAALDAGRTLALANKESLIVGGDLVRRAAAPGQIVPVDSEHSAIAQALRAGTAGEVRRLVLTASGGPFRGRTRASLAAVMPEEALAHPTWNMGRVVTTNSSTLVNKGLEVIEAHLLFDVGFDDIDVTVHPQSIVHSMVEFVDGSTIAQASPPDMRLPISLGLDWPDRVAGVGEPLDWSTAQQWSFEPLDDEAFPAVELAKRVGRAGGTYPAVFNAANEQAVHAFHERRIGYLDIVDTVQRVVDAHEPSDELSRESLADAEEWARRTADQLIG, from the coding sequence ATGAGACGCGTCGTCATTCTTGGATCGACAGGTTCAATCGGCACGCAGGCGCTCGAGGTTATTCGCGCGAACCCGCAGCGCTTCGAGGTCGTCGGGCTCGCAGCAGGCGCAAACCGAGAGAGGCTCGCCGAGCAGGCGTCTGCGTTTTCCGTCGATGACACCGCGCTCGGTGCGGAAGAGGCCGAGCAGCTGGTTCGCGACGTCGAGGCAGATGTCGTGCTCAACGGCATTACGGGCTCCGTCGGCCTCGGCCCGACGCTCGCGGCGCTTGACGCCGGACGAACGCTTGCCCTCGCCAACAAAGAGTCGCTGATCGTCGGCGGCGATCTTGTTCGTCGTGCAGCAGCTCCTGGGCAGATCGTGCCCGTTGATTCCGAGCACTCGGCAATTGCGCAGGCTCTGCGCGCGGGAACAGCGGGCGAGGTGCGCCGGCTCGTGCTGACAGCATCCGGTGGCCCGTTTCGTGGGCGAACGCGTGCGTCACTCGCCGCCGTCATGCCCGAGGAAGCTTTGGCCCACCCCACGTGGAACATGGGTCGGGTTGTAACGACGAATTCGTCGACGCTCGTGAACAAGGGCCTTGAAGTGATCGAGGCCCACCTGCTGTTTGACGTCGGATTCGACGACATCGACGTGACTGTGCATCCGCAGTCGATTGTGCACTCGATGGTCGAGTTCGTCGACGGGTCGACGATTGCGCAGGCATCGCCGCCAGACATGCGCCTGCCGATTTCGCTCGGGTTGGATTGGCCCGACCGCGTGGCCGGGGTGGGGGAGCCGCTCGATTGGTCGACGGCGCAGCAGTGGAGCTTTGAACCGCTCGATGACGAAGCATTTCCCGCTGTCGAGCTCGCGAAGCGCGTCGGGCGCGCGGGCGGGACATACCCCGCGGTCTTCAACGCGGCGAATGAGCAGGCTGTTCATGCATTCCACGAGCGGCGTATCGGCTACCTGGACATCGTCGACACCGTGCAGCGCGTTGTCGACGCCCATGAGCCGAGCGACGAGCTCAGCCGCGAATCGCTCGCCGATGCGGAAGAGTGGGCACGCAGGACTGCGGACCAACTGATCGGCTAG
- a CDS encoding PP2C family protein-serine/threonine phosphatase, with protein MSEATTFTDSHAVTVRGENLLLRWGAVTHVGRKREVNQDSVIGEFPLFAVADGMGGYAAGELASGAVVKHLSAFALSESGITHDGIEASLRDAIVELADEDDIDVGTGTTVTGIAFTSTDAEPFWTVFNIGDSRVYVESDGELAQVTTDHSVVQELIAIGAISPDEAENHPQGNVITRAVGFTDDPVPDYLNVPIEKNTRWVICSDGLTKELTDYGILHFLERAPEAIDAANLMVEAAVENGGRDNVTVLVLDVVGEESSEDETD; from the coding sequence GTGTCAGAAGCCACCACGTTCACGGATTCTCATGCCGTGACAGTGCGTGGGGAGAACCTTCTCCTTCGCTGGGGCGCCGTAACCCACGTCGGGCGCAAACGGGAAGTGAATCAAGACTCCGTCATAGGGGAATTTCCGCTTTTTGCCGTCGCTGACGGAATGGGCGGCTACGCGGCTGGGGAGCTGGCAAGCGGTGCCGTCGTCAAACACCTCTCGGCATTTGCCCTCTCCGAATCCGGCATCACCCACGACGGCATCGAGGCCTCACTCCGCGATGCGATCGTCGAGCTTGCCGATGAAGACGACATTGACGTTGGCACGGGAACAACGGTGACCGGCATCGCATTCACCTCGACAGATGCCGAACCGTTCTGGACGGTCTTCAACATCGGTGACTCTCGGGTATACGTCGAAAGTGACGGAGAGCTCGCGCAGGTCACGACAGACCACTCTGTTGTACAGGAGCTCATTGCGATCGGGGCGATCTCGCCAGACGAGGCAGAAAATCATCCGCAGGGAAATGTGATCACCCGCGCGGTCGGGTTCACAGACGACCCGGTGCCCGACTACCTGAATGTGCCGATTGAAAAGAACACCCGATGGGTCATCTGCTCAGATGGACTCACGAAGGAACTCACTGACTACGGCATCCTCCATTTTCTCGAGCGTGCTCCGGAAGCCATTGACGCCGCAAACCTGATGGTGGAGGCCGCGGTCGAGAACGGAGGCCGAGACAACGTGACCGTGCTGGTTCTCGACGTCGTCGGCGAGGAATCCTCCGAAGACGAGACGGACTGA